A part of Paenibacillus sp. 481 genomic DNA contains:
- the trpS gene encoding tryptophan--tRNA ligase, whose protein sequence is MKRVLSGIQPSGQLTIGNYIGAMQNFVKLQHDHECFFMIVDLHAITVAQEPAALHEQSEQVAALYLAAGIDPNKAAIFMQSHVPQHAELGWLMTTISYMGELERMTQFKDKSEGKDSVGAGLFVYPALMAADILIYNADLIPVGDDQKQHLELTRDLANRFNHRFGDFFTVPQPYIPEVGARIMSLDDASKKMSKSSAVAGSLIALLDDPAVIRKKISRAKTDMEAVVKYDPINKPEISNLMSIYAHTSDLSIAEIEAKYDGQMYGPFKKDLAEQVASFIEPLQARYHEVRKSGELHDVLKSGAERAQAAAQQTLDEVKRRMGFVMPR, encoded by the coding sequence ATGAAAAGAGTATTGTCTGGTATTCAACCAAGTGGACAGCTTACGATTGGTAATTACATTGGAGCGATGCAGAACTTTGTGAAGTTGCAGCACGACCATGAATGCTTTTTTATGATCGTCGACCTTCATGCTATAACCGTGGCGCAAGAGCCGGCAGCTTTGCATGAGCAGTCAGAGCAAGTTGCTGCCCTGTATCTTGCCGCAGGTATTGATCCGAACAAGGCAGCTATCTTTATGCAGTCGCATGTACCACAGCACGCAGAACTCGGCTGGTTGATGACGACGATCAGTTATATGGGCGAGTTGGAGCGCATGACGCAGTTTAAAGATAAGTCAGAGGGCAAAGATTCGGTTGGCGCAGGCTTGTTCGTATATCCGGCACTCATGGCAGCTGATATTTTAATTTATAACGCAGACCTTATTCCGGTTGGCGATGACCAGAAGCAGCACTTGGAATTGACACGCGACTTGGCGAATCGTTTCAATCATCGCTTCGGGGACTTCTTCACGGTTCCGCAGCCATACATTCCAGAAGTAGGCGCGCGCATTATGTCGTTGGACGATGCATCCAAAAAAATGAGCAAGAGCAGCGCGGTTGCCGGCAGCTTGATCGCTTTACTTGATGATCCAGCCGTTATCCGCAAAAAGATTAGCCGTGCGAAGACGGATATGGAAGCTGTCGTTAAGTACGATCCAATTAATAAGCCGGAAATTAGCAACTTGATGAGCATTTATGCACATACTTCCGACTTAAGTATTGCTGAAATCGAAGCTAAATATGATGGCCAAATGTACGGGCCATTTAAAAAGGACTTGGCAGAGCAAGTAGCATCATTCATTGAACCGCTGCAAGCGCGTTATCACGAGGTTCGCAAATCTGGCGAACTGCACGATGTATTGAAAAGTGGCGCGGAGCGTGCCCAAGCGGCTGCGCAACAAACGCTTGATGAAGTGAAGCGTCGCATGGGCTTTGTAATGCCGCGTTAA
- a CDS encoding aldose 1-epimerase — protein sequence MYQVTKGQWNGYETIILHSEKLEATVLPGLGNNVIRLWDKIAEREVLRTPAEQDLDYYMTKPYHFGIPMLMPPGRIRRGRFTYAGVQYQFDQNTANDNHIHGLHRTQAWTVTATETTDTHSAVTCVFNTADDADWMRQYPTPLQLTMTMTLSNGTLTQALTVTNKGEQPAPFGFGTHTWLQIDGEPERWTVKVPVTGIYELDEELITTGTTAPLGQYEQLINGMNLKGTDFDTVFSKGEHKPEALLTRDDGYTIRYSGNEPYFKHWVLYTRGVAEEIICIEPYTWLTDAPNLPFDDETTGLIDLKPNEPVTLVLDLSVQHAEQN from the coding sequence ATGTATCAGGTAACAAAAGGACAATGGAACGGCTACGAAACGATTATTTTGCATAGCGAAAAATTAGAGGCTACAGTGCTACCCGGCCTAGGCAATAATGTTATTCGCCTCTGGGATAAGATTGCGGAGCGTGAAGTGCTCCGCACGCCAGCAGAGCAAGATCTTGATTACTATATGACGAAGCCATATCACTTCGGAATTCCGATGCTAATGCCTCCTGGACGTATTCGTCGTGGACGTTTTACGTATGCAGGTGTGCAGTATCAATTCGACCAAAATACAGCGAATGACAACCACATCCACGGTCTGCACCGCACGCAAGCTTGGACAGTAACAGCAACCGAAACGACAGATACACATAGTGCCGTTACTTGTGTGTTCAACACAGCTGACGACGCTGATTGGATGCGTCAATACCCAACCCCACTACAACTCACGATGACGATGACCTTATCCAACGGTACGCTAACACAAGCTTTAACAGTGACCAATAAAGGCGAGCAGCCTGCGCCATTCGGCTTCGGCACGCACACTTGGCTGCAAATTGATGGCGAACCTGAGCGCTGGACCGTTAAGGTACCTGTAACAGGTATTTACGAGCTAGACGAAGAGCTAATTACGACTGGAACAACGGCACCTCTGGGCCAATATGAGCAGCTCATTAACGGTATGAACTTGAAAGGCACCGATTTTGATACGGTGTTTAGCAAAGGAGAGCACAAACCAGAAGCTTTATTAACGCGTGATGACGGCTACACGATCCGCTATTCAGGCAACGAGCCGTACTTTAAACACTGGGTGCTGTATACGCGCGGTGTCGCAGAAGAAATCATTTGTATCGAGCCGTACACTTGGCTGACTGACGCACCAAATTTACCATTTGACGATGAAACGACCGGTCTTATCGATTTGAAACCTAACGAGCCGGTTACGCTTGTGTTGGACTTAAGCGTTCAACATGCTGAACAGAACTAA
- a CDS encoding alpha/beta-type small acid-soluble spore protein — protein sequence MPNQQGGSRSNNLVVPQATAALQQLKYEIAQELGIPIPQDGYYGNYTTRDTGSIGGFITKRLVQIAEQQLAGGRSSR from the coding sequence ATGCCTAACCAACAAGGTGGTAGCCGTTCGAACAACTTGGTTGTTCCACAAGCGACTGCAGCATTGCAACAATTGAAATATGAAATTGCGCAAGAGCTAGGTATTCCTATTCCGCAAGACGGATACTACGGAAACTACACTACGCGCGATACAGGTTCTATCGGTGGTTTCATTACGAAGCGCCTCGTCCAAATTGCAGAGCAGCAATTAGCAGGTGGCCGCTCTAGTCGTTAA
- a CDS encoding O-methyltransferase translates to MGKVSHLPLARQLSLVMEELESELIGLSGGTIVVCIRNDVIGKFGVKHDALECRDGVMKPIPEGLSRLHVSTLRQMAIDVLKRKKKWTHGEISFDFSVKKGSMMVHIWFESNYNLVHMLENEQLPSYRQMPRAS, encoded by the coding sequence GTGGGTAAAGTTAGTCATTTGCCTTTAGCAAGACAGCTGAGTCTTGTTATGGAAGAGCTGGAGTCAGAGTTAATTGGTCTTTCGGGTGGAACAATTGTCGTATGTATTCGAAATGATGTTATCGGTAAATTCGGAGTCAAGCACGATGCTCTAGAGTGTCGTGATGGAGTTATGAAACCTATTCCAGAGGGCCTGAGCAGACTACATGTTTCGACGCTGCGGCAAATGGCCATTGACGTGTTGAAACGGAAGAAGAAATGGACACACGGCGAGATTTCGTTCGACTTTTCCGTAAAAAAAGGCTCCATGATGGTTCATATTTGGTTTGAATCCAACTACAATTTAGTTCATATGCTTGAAAATGAACAACTTCCAAGTTATCGACAGATGCCTAGAGCAAGCTAA
- a CDS encoding MFS transporter, translating to MTSNGLLKLFTALFYSTNALLIPYLPLLLSDRGFDSLEVGTLLMLGPFLAMFAQPIVGVWSDRIKATKPLLYGLWIAKGLAAACLFLSTGRMMAAVSLLVLYICFLPAVTLLDTLSVKTAAAANTSYSDIRLWGSVGFTITALVLGQYFDLWGGVDSLMWMYLPIWGGLLIGMFLLKEPKVEPTAGTEPAISWKVVRQALSMPSLLIFFGLIFLVAMPHRMNDGLLSLHLSDLGASTAQVSWAWAVAGLSEIIGFAVMGRIMRRDRMLVMLTVVSFLYVGRWLLYAFVTDPWVVIALQFAHAFTYVALWVVAIEFVSNVLPQQLAATGQALLGMVFLGLAGLAGGAAGGALQEAYGGTAMYLFGAVCAALGAVGFLIWRFFREKASEKLMPNAK from the coding sequence TTGACGTCAAATGGTTTATTGAAATTGTTTACCGCTTTATTTTATTCGACAAATGCGCTGTTAATCCCTTATTTGCCACTGTTACTAAGTGATCGGGGATTTGACTCGCTAGAAGTCGGAACATTACTTATGCTGGGGCCGTTTTTGGCTATGTTCGCGCAGCCGATCGTAGGCGTATGGAGTGATCGAATTAAGGCTACGAAGCCGCTGCTGTACGGCTTGTGGATTGCGAAAGGGCTTGCGGCTGCATGCTTATTCTTGTCCACGGGACGTATGATGGCTGCTGTTAGCTTGCTCGTGCTCTATATTTGCTTCTTGCCAGCAGTAACGCTCTTAGATACGCTATCGGTCAAAACAGCCGCAGCTGCCAACACGTCCTACAGTGATATTCGACTGTGGGGCTCGGTTGGTTTCACGATTACAGCGCTCGTGCTTGGTCAATATTTTGACCTGTGGGGCGGCGTTGACTCGTTAATGTGGATGTACTTGCCGATTTGGGGCGGTCTGCTTATCGGTATGTTCTTACTTAAAGAGCCGAAGGTTGAACCTACAGCCGGAACGGAACCTGCTATAAGCTGGAAAGTTGTTCGTCAAGCACTTAGCATGCCGTCCTTGCTGATCTTCTTCGGTTTGATTTTTCTAGTGGCCATGCCGCACCGGATGAACGACGGTTTGCTGTCGCTTCATTTGAGTGATCTTGGTGCTTCCACTGCCCAAGTATCTTGGGCATGGGCTGTAGCAGGCTTAAGTGAAATTATTGGCTTTGCTGTAATGGGACGTATTATGCGTCGCGATCGGATGTTGGTGATGCTGACCGTCGTATCGTTCTTGTACGTAGGTAGATGGTTGCTATATGCATTCGTAACCGATCCATGGGTCGTTATCGCCTTGCAATTTGCCCATGCATTTACGTATGTGGCACTCTGGGTTGTGGCGATTGAATTCGTGTCGAACGTGTTGCCACAGCAATTGGCAGCAACAGGCCAAGCTTTGCTTGGTATGGTGTTCCTAGGCTTGGCTGGTTTGGCAGGCGGAGCAGCGGGTGGAGCGCTTCAAGAAGCATATGGCGGTACTGCGATGTATTTGTTTGGCGCAGTGTGTGCAGCACTAGGTGCAGTCGGTTTCTTGATATGGCGATTCTTCCGTGAAAAAGCGTCTGAAAAGTTAATGCCTAACGCGAAATAG
- a CDS encoding M3 family oligoendopeptidase — protein sequence MKHPLNQTWDLEVFFAGGSDSEALQQFLAEVEQQLAALGTLVSETESPQSVEATNSLVHITQQLQDVFVRLGEASSFISCLCAANTKDKKAVQLHGRVQSISASLLTVSTNYSELVRQMPDDVWNTFLALPDIADIAFNLTERRKEAQEKLPPEQEALAGDLAIDGYHGWGQLYNTIVSHIRIDHEEDGKVTQLSAGQAHNKLSSPSREVRERVFEQWEEAWSEKADFCADALNRIAGFRLKLYEHRGWENVLKEPLDYNRMSQATLDAMWDTIVRNKPAFVKYLERKAKLLGVEKLSWCDVDAPLGSTQATISYDEGASFIVEQFRKFSSKLADYTEHAFDNDWIEVEDRPGKRPGGFCTSMPVSGQSRIFMTYAGTPSNVSTLAHELGHGYHTYVMEDLPPFSKKYAMNVAETASTFAEMIVSDSAVKEAKDEQEKLALLEDKIQRSIAFYMNIHARFLFETRFYEQRKSGLLTTDQLCQLMEEAQQEAYCGALGSVHPHFWASKLHFYITNVAFYNFPYTFGYLFSTGLYARALEEGASFADKYDALLRDTGSMTVEDLAQKHLGVDLTKPDFWQSAIDVTLQDVDQFLKMTE from the coding sequence ATGAAACATCCGTTAAACCAAACTTGGGACTTGGAAGTGTTTTTTGCAGGTGGTTCCGATTCTGAGGCTTTGCAACAATTTTTGGCTGAAGTTGAACAACAATTAGCAGCGCTAGGAACTCTTGTAAGCGAAACAGAGTCTCCGCAATCAGTTGAAGCGACAAATTCGCTTGTACATATCACGCAGCAATTACAAGATGTGTTTGTACGTTTAGGTGAGGCCTCATCGTTTATTTCCTGCCTGTGTGCAGCGAATACAAAAGATAAGAAAGCCGTGCAATTACACGGCCGTGTGCAGTCGATTAGTGCAAGCTTGCTTACGGTGAGTACGAATTATAGTGAACTTGTCCGTCAAATGCCGGACGATGTATGGAATACTTTCTTAGCATTGCCTGACATTGCAGATATCGCCTTTAATCTGACGGAACGTCGCAAGGAAGCACAGGAAAAGCTGCCACCAGAGCAAGAAGCACTTGCTGGCGACTTAGCAATTGATGGCTACCATGGCTGGGGCCAGTTGTACAATACGATTGTTTCTCACATTCGCATTGATCACGAAGAAGATGGCAAGGTAACGCAGTTGTCGGCTGGACAAGCGCACAACAAGTTGTCTAGTCCGAGCCGTGAAGTGCGTGAGCGTGTGTTCGAGCAGTGGGAAGAAGCATGGAGTGAGAAAGCGGATTTCTGTGCAGATGCGCTTAATCGCATCGCGGGCTTCCGATTGAAGTTGTACGAGCATCGTGGCTGGGAAAATGTATTGAAAGAGCCGCTCGATTATAATCGCATGTCGCAAGCAACGTTGGATGCAATGTGGGACACGATTGTACGCAACAAGCCTGCATTCGTGAAATACTTGGAGCGCAAAGCGAAGCTGCTTGGTGTTGAAAAGCTTTCTTGGTGCGATGTTGATGCGCCACTTGGCAGCACACAAGCTACTATTTCTTACGATGAGGGCGCAAGCTTTATCGTCGAGCAATTCCGTAAGTTCAGCTCCAAGCTGGCTGACTATACAGAGCATGCATTTGACAACGATTGGATCGAAGTGGAAGATCGCCCAGGCAAGCGCCCAGGCGGGTTCTGTACGTCGATGCCAGTTAGCGGTCAGTCTCGTATTTTTATGACTTATGCAGGCACGCCTAGCAATGTCTCGACGTTGGCGCATGAACTTGGACACGGATATCATACATATGTAATGGAGGATCTGCCTCCGTTTAGCAAAAAGTATGCGATGAACGTTGCGGAAACCGCTTCTACGTTCGCTGAAATGATCGTGTCTGATTCGGCTGTTAAAGAAGCGAAGGATGAGCAGGAGAAATTGGCGTTGCTTGAAGACAAAATTCAGCGCTCCATCGCATTCTACATGAACATTCATGCACGTTTCTTGTTCGAAACGCGGTTCTATGAGCAGCGTAAATCAGGTCTACTGACAACGGATCAACTGTGTCAGTTGATGGAAGAAGCGCAACAGGAAGCATACTGTGGAGCGCTTGGTTCCGTACACCCGCATTTCTGGGCGTCGAAGCTTCATTTTTATATTACAAATGTTGCGTTCTACAACTTCCCTTACACGTTCGGCTACTTGTTCAGTACAGGCTTATACGCACGTGCGCTTGAAGAGGGCGCATCGTTTGCGGACAAGTATGACGCGCTCTTGCGCGATACGGGCAGCATGACGGTTGAGGATCTGGCGCAGAAGCATCTAGGCGTTGATTTAACGAAGCCAGATTTCTGGCAGAGTGCAATTGATGTTACGTTGCAAGACGTGGATCAGTTCTTAAAAATGACAGAGTAA
- a CDS encoding YycC family protein — protein sequence MRPLQISADTALKLSKALGIPLEHLMHTPQHILLQKLSQLAQEETAAQAEAQSQETQATERKDEQAAISESSEDSKS from the coding sequence TTGAGACCGTTACAAATATCAGCTGACACCGCGTTGAAGCTATCCAAAGCACTTGGTATCCCATTGGAGCACTTGATGCATACGCCGCAGCATATTTTATTGCAGAAGCTATCACAGCTTGCGCAAGAAGAAACAGCTGCACAAGCAGAAGCGCAATCTCAAGAAACGCAAGCAACGGAGCGTAAAGACGAACAAGCCGCTATTTCGGAATCAAGTGAGGACAGCAAATCATGA
- a CDS encoding DUF2225 domain-containing protein, translating to MIIEALFQIDADCPYCEHTFKTSRVRSSFKRPYKMDSDFCPHYKEDRPNPDFYVVRVCPKCGCASTEHATKRWLPHQRVAFEAKVAKQWQSREYGGERSWEIALETYQLALVTAQAISESQRVIAGLLHHMAWLFRYRGAEELEKRYLQFALDAYINTYEQEWRDQNDAKLIYMIGEMHLRLSQYNDAAKCFARIIHDKRIMDASVIRAAREQWVVMRERMAADKLGEPDVKLEEKSTKLKYISG from the coding sequence GTGATAATAGAAGCGCTATTCCAAATCGATGCAGATTGTCCGTACTGTGAGCATACATTCAAAACTTCACGAGTGCGTTCGAGCTTCAAGCGGCCTTATAAAATGGATAGTGACTTTTGTCCTCATTATAAAGAGGACAGACCTAACCCTGATTTTTACGTTGTGCGGGTATGTCCCAAATGTGGCTGTGCCTCAACAGAGCATGCAACCAAACGCTGGCTTCCGCATCAACGTGTTGCGTTTGAAGCGAAGGTAGCTAAGCAATGGCAATCACGTGAATATGGTGGTGAGCGTTCATGGGAAATAGCGTTGGAGACGTATCAATTGGCGCTAGTTACAGCGCAAGCTATTTCGGAGAGTCAACGTGTCATAGCCGGATTGCTTCATCATATGGCTTGGTTATTTCGTTATCGCGGTGCAGAAGAGCTAGAGAAGCGTTATTTGCAATTTGCGCTTGATGCTTACATTAACACGTACGAGCAAGAGTGGCGCGATCAAAATGATGCGAAGCTTATTTACATGATCGGGGAAATGCATTTGCGACTGAGCCAATATAACGATGCCGCAAAATGTTTTGCCCGTATCATTCATGATAAGCGGATTATGGATGCTTCTGTGATTCGCGCTGCCCGTGAGCAATGGGTAGTGATGCGGGAGCGGATGGCTGCGGATAAGCTAGGTGAACCAGATGTGAAGCTGGAAGAAAAGAGTACGAAATTAAAGTATATATCGGGTTAA
- a CDS encoding globin domain-containing protein: MQKYNQTIYEAVGGEAGVRQIVEAFYPKVQANPLIGPLFPEDIDPVIEKQYMFLSQFFGGPMLFSEQYGHPMMRARHMPFPITREKADAWLQCMREALDEIGMDNELADMVIQRLSGPAYHFVNTP; the protein is encoded by the coding sequence ATGCAAAAATACAATCAAACCATATATGAAGCGGTTGGCGGCGAAGCAGGTGTTCGCCAAATCGTTGAAGCTTTTTATCCGAAAGTGCAGGCAAATCCGTTGATTGGCCCACTTTTTCCGGAAGATATTGATCCGGTCATCGAAAAACAATATATGTTCTTGTCCCAATTTTTTGGTGGGCCGATGCTGTTCTCAGAGCAGTATGGACATCCGATGATGCGCGCTCGACATATGCCGTTTCCGATTACACGTGAAAAAGCGGATGCTTGGCTACAATGTATGCGCGAGGCGTTAGACGAAATTGGGATGGATAATGAGTTGGCGGATATGGTTATCCAGCGTTTATCGGGGCCAGCCTATCATTTTGTAAATACACCTTAG
- the ylbJ gene encoding sporulation integral membrane protein YlbJ: MRTNYRTRLSTLVIACLFSAALLLMIQHPSVVMSAAARGVSIWWDVLFPSLLPFFIISEALLGFGIVHFIGTLLDPVMRPLFRVPGVGGFVVAMGYASGYPVGARLTTRLRMQGLISREEGERLVAFTTTSDPIFLIGAVSVGFFGDAGLAVTLALAHYCSGLLVGVLMRFHAYRSPLTQQQESNDHEPKATHSRQRKWSNSILLRAFYAMHEARQQDGRPLGTLLKEAIESSLKLMVVVGGLVVFFSVLLELLATVGIMNVWNVLLQAVLGALHLPATLAASFSGGLFEVTLGAKEAGAAATAGVHAQVVAAAWILSWAGLSVHAQVASIMNQTDLRYTPFLVARLLHSMIAAVAAYFIYPLAQLWQPQLAAWLPNSGLTVTEYSVWTMAQQALLTGLWWSLILLAILLTVSLLIHLIRQVRVLFFTKK; encoded by the coding sequence ATGCGCACCAACTATCGGACACGCCTAAGCACGCTAGTTATAGCGTGTTTGTTTAGCGCAGCGCTGCTGCTAATGATCCAGCACCCCTCTGTCGTCATGTCCGCGGCTGCGCGTGGCGTATCGATATGGTGGGATGTGCTTTTTCCGTCACTGCTTCCGTTCTTTATTATATCTGAAGCGTTGCTTGGGTTCGGGATCGTCCATTTCATCGGCACGCTATTAGACCCGGTGATGCGGCCACTGTTTCGTGTGCCGGGAGTAGGGGGATTTGTCGTGGCGATGGGTTACGCCTCCGGCTATCCCGTAGGGGCAAGGCTGACGACCCGATTGCGTATGCAGGGCCTGATCTCACGCGAAGAGGGCGAACGACTTGTCGCATTTACGACGACGTCTGATCCGATATTTTTGATTGGCGCTGTATCCGTCGGATTTTTTGGCGATGCTGGCTTAGCTGTCACGCTCGCTTTGGCTCATTATTGTTCTGGCTTGCTCGTTGGTGTCCTGATGCGTTTTCACGCTTATCGGTCTCCGCTTACACAGCAACAAGAGAGCAACGATCACGAACCTAAAGCAACGCATTCGCGGCAGCGTAAATGGTCTAATTCGATTCTGTTGCGAGCATTTTATGCGATGCATGAAGCACGTCAGCAAGATGGCCGCCCGTTAGGCACATTATTGAAGGAAGCCATTGAATCTTCGTTAAAATTAATGGTCGTCGTTGGGGGCCTAGTCGTCTTTTTTTCTGTCCTGTTAGAGCTGCTTGCTACTGTTGGCATTATGAATGTGTGGAACGTACTGCTGCAAGCCGTACTGGGAGCCTTGCATTTACCCGCTACGCTGGCTGCATCGTTTTCTGGCGGACTGTTCGAAGTCACGCTCGGGGCTAAAGAGGCGGGCGCTGCCGCAACGGCCGGTGTCCACGCGCAAGTGGTTGCGGCGGCGTGGATATTATCTTGGGCTGGCCTATCTGTCCATGCACAAGTGGCTAGCATTATGAACCAGACAGACTTACGCTACACGCCATTTTTAGTAGCTCGATTGTTGCACAGTATGATAGCTGCTGTTGCCGCCTATTTTATATATCCACTAGCGCAGCTGTGGCAGCCACAATTGGCGGCCTGGTTGCCCAACAGCGGCCTAACTGTCACTGAATATTCGGTGTGGACGATGGCACAGCAAGCTTTGCTCACCGGGTTATGGTGGAGCTTGATTCTTTTAGCCATTTTACTCACTGTATCTTTGCTGATTCATCTGATTCGGCAGGTAAGGGTCCTTTTTTTTACGAAAAAATAA